One window of the Ananas comosus cultivar F153 unplaced genomic scaffold, ASM154086v1, whole genome shotgun sequence genome contains the following:
- the LOC109706189 gene encoding cytochrome P450 89A2-like has protein sequence MKIPDFLIILISLFLAAAVSLLLGGRRLRPNKKRRLPLPPGPAAVPILGNLLWLRHSFSLQNIEPLLRELHSRYGPIITLRIGPVPAVFVADRALAHRALVELGAAFSDRARPLPAARFISADSHVVSSAAYGPLWRLLRRNLVAEILHPSRLRLYAPGRRWVLRLLADDLRSQSRSSDGGPVAVMPSFQFAMFALLVLMCFGEKLDHESIKQIEIAQRSFLLYVVSNLSVLGILPQITKHIFRNRLKTATALRARQRELFVPLIRAREEFKRKKQQQQRRQNGDQVQEDEERFVYSYVDSLLDMEIPEEGGRKLSEEEMVALCSEFLNAGTDTTSTALQWIMANLVKHRDVQRKLAEEIDRVAAGNAEEEDAIREEDLQKMPYLKAVVLEGLRRHPPGHFVLPHAVTEETEITGYRIPKEAAVNFLVAEMGRDGRVWEAPMEFRPERFMEGGDGEGVDAAGVCKGVIKMMPFGAGRRMCPGLGLALLHLECFVAHLVREFEWLPAAEGEEVDLAEKPEFTIVMKNPLRARLVPRSRHAA, from the coding sequence ATGAAGATTCCCGATTTCCTGATCATCCTCATCTCCCTCTTCCTCGCGGCAGCCGTATCCCTCCTCCTCGGCGGCCGCCGTCTACGACCGAACAAGAAGAGGAGGCTCCCGCTCCCGCCGGGCCCGGCGGCGGTGCCGATCCTCGGCAACCTGCTATGGCTGCGCCACTCCTTCTCCCTGCAGAATATCGAACCCCTCCTCCGCGAGCTGCACTCCCGCTACGGACCCATCATCACCCTCCGCATCGGCCCCGTCCCCGCCGTCTTCGTCGCCGACCGCGCCCTCGCCCACCGCGCCCTCGTGGAGCTGGGCGCCGCCTTCTCCGACCGCGCCCGTCCCCTCCCCGCCGCCCGCTTCATCAGCGCCGACAGCCACGtcgtctcctccgccgcctaCGGCCCCCTCTggcgcctcctccgccgcaacCTCGTCGCCGAGATCCTCCACCCCTCCCGCCTCAGGCTCTACGCCCCCGGCCGCCGCTGGGTCCTCCGCCTCCTCGCCGACGACCTCCGCTCGCAGTCCCGTTCCTCCGACGGCGGCCCCGTCGCCGTCATGCCCAGCTTCCAGTTCGCCATGTTCGCTCTGCTGGTGCTGATGTGCTTCGGCGAAAAATTAGATCACGAGTCGATAAAGCAGATCGAGATCGCCCAGCGCAGCTTCCTCCTCTACGTCGTCAGCAACCTCAGCGTCCTCGGCATCCTTCCGCAGATTACCAAGCACATCTTCCGAAACAGATTGAAGACCGCAACAGCGTTGAGGGCGAGACAGCGCGAGCTGTTCGTCCCGTTGATCCGTGCCCGGGAAGAATTCAAGAGgaaaaagcagcagcagcagcggcggcagaACGGCGACCAGGTTCAAGAAGACGAGGAGCGATTCGTGTACTCGTACGTCGACTCCCTGCTGGACATGGAGATCCCGGAGGAAGGTGGGAGAAAGCTGAGCGAGGAGGAGATGGTGGCGCTGTGCTCGGAGTTCCTGAACGCCGGCACGGACACGACGTCGACGGCGCTGCAGTGGATCATGGCCAACCTGGTGAAGCACCGGGACGTGCAGAGGAAACTTGCGGAGGAGATCGACCGCGTGGCAGCGGGGAatgcggaggaggaggatgccATAAGAGAAGAGGACTTGCAAAAGATGCCGTACCTGAAGGCGGTGGTGCTCGAAGGGCTGCGGCGGCACCCGCCGGGGCACTTCGTGCTGCCGCATGCAGTGACGGAGGAGACGGAGATCACAGGGTACCGAATTCCGAAGGAGGCGGCAGTGAACTTCCTGGTGGCGGAGATGGGGCGGGATGGGAGGGTGTGGGAGGCGCCGATGGAGTTCCGGCCGGAGCGGTTCATGGAGGGAGGTGACGGCGAGGGGGTAGATGCCGCAGGGGTGTGCAAGGGGGTGATCAAGATGATGCCGTTTGGGGCGGGGAGGAGGATGTGCCCAGGACTGGGTCTCGCCCTGCTGCACCTCGAGTGCTTCGTGGCGCATCTTGTCAGGGAGTTCGAGTGGCTGCCGGCAGCAGAGGGGGAGGAAGTCGACTTGGCAGAGAAGCCCGAATTCACCATCGTTATGAAGAATCCCCTCAGGGCTCGTCTGGTGCCCAGGAGCAGGCATGCTGCTTAG